The proteins below come from a single Chryseobacterium capnotolerans genomic window:
- a CDS encoding WxL protein host-binding domain-containing protein, giving the protein MIINRILLLITMILQFSFLHAGIVVLNGLTHSYKIENGKVYKGKIAIENTSSSPQNVKLFLQDFSYHADGTINYTELHTQKRTNADWIKLNTNLVTLKGKEKTEVFYEVTVPNQAIDPGSYWSVIIVEPVDEIKPSDKQPGVSITSVIRYAIQVITDYDTEKAKPDLIFENIKVEKEEGKQTVKMAIANHGNLYCKSTASIEIYNRKTGDKVGTFSSLTMGLLPSTSKTFYIDISKVPPAQYKATVIATDEDENAFAINVELEVKND; this is encoded by the coding sequence ATGATCATTAATCGTATTCTTTTGTTAATCACTATGATTTTGCAGTTCAGCTTTTTACATGCCGGCATTGTGGTTCTTAACGGGCTTACGCATTCCTACAAAATAGAAAACGGAAAAGTTTACAAAGGGAAAATTGCGATTGAGAATACGAGCAGCAGCCCACAAAATGTAAAATTATTTTTGCAGGATTTTTCTTACCATGCTGATGGTACCATTAATTATACGGAATTGCATACTCAGAAAAGAACTAATGCAGATTGGATAAAACTGAACACCAATCTGGTCACCCTGAAAGGTAAAGAAAAAACAGAAGTGTTTTATGAAGTTACTGTTCCCAATCAAGCTATAGATCCCGGAAGCTATTGGAGTGTCATCATTGTAGAGCCTGTAGACGAGATAAAACCAAGCGACAAGCAACCTGGTGTAAGCATTACCTCTGTAATCCGGTATGCTATTCAGGTCATTACAGATTACGACACGGAAAAGGCCAAACCGGACCTTATATTCGAAAATATCAAAGTAGAAAAAGAAGAAGGAAAACAAACTGTAAAAATGGCAATAGCCAATCATGGAAATCTCTATTGCAAATCAACAGCATCCATTGAGATTTATAATCGTAAAACCGGAGATAAGGTAGGAACCTTCTCAAGTTTAACAATGGGGTTACTACCTTCTACTTCCAAAACTTTTTACATTGATATCAGTAAAGTGCCACCTGCTCAGTACAAAGCTACTGTAATAGCAACGGATGAAGATGAGAACGCCTTTGCGATCAATGTGGAACTAGAAGTAAAAAATGATTAA